From the genome of Streptomyces sp. NBC_00659, one region includes:
- a CDS encoding NlpC/P60 family protein, whose product MAPERTPPSGEEVARRLSSLYDQAELATGKFNGTRASANSTRRPIRRGAGQGGGGSDPAQDDLMRQLYDGARSRYGPSAPATLPADRQSERGGESARPREGAKGPKGSAGELPTVYQLEQIVRPVAELTAAPMRELTAGPASEPAARPVLELTAGPAAGSAPAPGAEAAGRAALPAGSAPEAASQKPSLHVKKQTARRKLAAAQELMARHAARQSMPVAQAPAIEYRPVEEPRLPSFASVGQTGSFPSVGQTGSFPSVGQTGSFPSVGQTGSFPTVGQTGTFPSVGQAPVFQPAPQPAPYEPTPQPAAPRQAPMPTVFDTGSMPGAYEAAPPAGEYKSVLLPLGYEPPPPPSEYKSVLLPLAYETAARPSAYQPAPMPPVSEPVPQPPVYEPAPAPAAYQPAPVPPANQPAPPPADDAWRQALWTAGNQQAWPAAPGAVDTNPGFSIDSLVAPAAPPVVGPDSRAAEAVAFARAQVGRPCVWGASGPGSYDPSGLTQASWKSAGVMLPRATQDQAQVGPAVALGAMQPGDLVFFHANVSHVGLYVGDGMMVHAPSPGARITEESVEYAGQAAIHSVVRPV is encoded by the coding sequence ATGGCGCCGGAACGCACCCCGCCCAGCGGCGAAGAAGTCGCCCGACGGCTCTCGTCCCTCTACGACCAGGCGGAACTCGCCACCGGTAAATTCAACGGGACCCGCGCCTCGGCGAACTCCACCCGCAGGCCGATTCGACGGGGCGCCGGTCAGGGGGGCGGGGGTTCCGATCCCGCCCAGGACGATCTGATGCGGCAGCTGTACGACGGGGCACGCTCCCGGTACGGACCCTCGGCTCCGGCCACCCTTCCGGCCGACAGGCAGTCGGAGCGTGGCGGCGAGAGCGCCCGTCCGAGGGAGGGTGCGAAGGGCCCCAAGGGGTCCGCGGGGGAGCTTCCGACGGTGTATCAGCTGGAGCAGATCGTCCGGCCTGTCGCCGAGTTGACGGCGGCACCGATGCGCGAGCTGACCGCCGGTCCGGCTTCGGAGCCGGCCGCGCGCCCCGTCCTGGAGCTGACCGCGGGTCCGGCGGCCGGTTCCGCCCCGGCACCGGGAGCCGAGGCCGCGGGCCGTGCGGCGCTTCCCGCGGGGTCCGCTCCGGAGGCCGCCTCACAGAAGCCGTCGCTGCACGTCAAGAAGCAGACCGCCCGGCGCAAGCTCGCCGCCGCACAGGAGCTGATGGCACGGCACGCGGCACGGCAGAGCATGCCCGTCGCGCAGGCCCCGGCGATCGAGTACAGGCCGGTGGAGGAACCCCGGCTCCCGTCCTTTGCGTCGGTGGGTCAGACGGGTTCGTTCCCGTCGGTGGGTCAGACGGGCTCCTTCCCGTCGGTGGGTCAGACGGGCTCCTTCCCGTCGGTGGGTCAGACGGGCTCCTTCCCGACGGTCGGCCAGACCGGCACGTTCCCCTCGGTCGGTCAGGCACCCGTGTTCCAGCCGGCGCCCCAGCCCGCCCCGTACGAGCCCACGCCCCAGCCCGCGGCACCTCGGCAGGCGCCCATGCCCACGGTCTTCGACACGGGCTCCATGCCCGGGGCGTACGAGGCGGCGCCCCCGGCCGGCGAGTACAAGTCGGTCCTCCTGCCCCTCGGGTACGAGCCGCCGCCCCCGCCCTCCGAGTACAAGTCGGTGCTCCTGCCCCTCGCGTACGAGACGGCGGCCCGTCCCAGCGCGTACCAGCCGGCTCCGATGCCCCCGGTGAGTGAGCCGGTGCCTCAGCCTCCGGTGTACGAGCCGGCGCCGGCTCCCGCCGCGTATCAGCCGGCCCCCGTGCCCCCGGCGAACCAGCCGGCGCCCCCGCCGGCCGACGACGCCTGGCGGCAGGCGTTGTGGACGGCCGGCAATCAGCAGGCCTGGCCCGCCGCTCCCGGAGCCGTCGACACGAACCCCGGGTTCAGTATCGACAGTCTCGTCGCGCCCGCCGCCCCGCCGGTCGTCGGGCCCGACAGCAGGGCCGCGGAGGCGGTCGCCTTCGCCCGCGCTCAGGTCGGCAGACCCTGCGTGTGGGGAGCGTCCGGACCCGGTTCGTACGACCCCTCCGGGCTCACACAGGCGTCCTGGAAGAGCGCCGGGGTCATGCTTCCCCGTGCGACACAGGACCAGGCACAGGTCGGCCCGGCGGTCGCCCTCGGCGCCATGCAGCCGGGTGACCTGGTCTTCTTCCACGCCAACGTGAGTCACGTCGGCCTCTACGTGGGTGACGGCATGATGGTCCACGCCCCGAGTCCCGGAGCGCGGATCACCGAGGAGTCGGTCGAATACGCCGGACAGGCGGCCATCCACAGCGTCGTACGCCCGGTCTGA
- a CDS encoding VOC family protein translates to MTVTFNHTIIAAKDRHESARFFRELLELPQAPSWGPFTNIQLTDGVLLQFAEPPVDIQMQHYAFLIDDELFDRAYRRLCDDGIEHWADPRMRRSGEINNEHGGRGVYFKDPAGHAIELITRPYL, encoded by the coding sequence ATGACAGTCACCTTCAATCACACCATCATCGCAGCCAAGGACCGCCACGAGTCGGCACGCTTCTTCCGGGAGCTGCTGGAACTGCCGCAAGCGCCGTCCTGGGGTCCTTTCACCAACATCCAGCTGACGGACGGCGTGCTGCTGCAGTTCGCCGAGCCCCCGGTGGACATCCAGATGCAGCACTACGCGTTCCTGATCGACGACGAGCTGTTCGACCGGGCCTACCGGCGGCTCTGTGACGACGGCATCGAGCACTGGGCCGATCCCCGGATGCGGCGCTCGGGCGAGATCAACAACGAACACGGCGGCCGGGGCGTGTACTTCAAGGACCCGGCCGGCCATGCCATCGAGTTGATCACCCGCCCCTACCTGTAG
- a CDS encoding uridine kinase family protein gives MTKIETVAERVVAAARARADKGLVLIAVDGMGGSGKSTLASAVARLDDAVVVHGDDFYRPMDADERAALTPAQGYDLYFDWQRLRDEVLTPLATGHDAVYRRYDWPTGSLATDEACAVACDGIVLVEGVYTARPELADHYDLVVYVDTPPEESMRRLRARGDDHGPIDWEARWRLAEEHYLNTTRPRERAHLVVPGH, from the coding sequence ATGACGAAGATCGAAACAGTCGCGGAGCGCGTCGTGGCCGCCGCCCGCGCCCGCGCCGACAAAGGGCTGGTGCTGATCGCGGTCGACGGCATGGGCGGGTCGGGCAAGTCGACCCTGGCCTCCGCCGTGGCCCGGCTCGATGATGCCGTGGTCGTGCACGGAGACGACTTCTACCGTCCGATGGACGCCGACGAACGCGCCGCACTGACCCCTGCCCAGGGCTACGACCTCTATTTCGACTGGCAGCGGCTGCGCGACGAGGTCCTCACCCCGCTCGCCACCGGCCACGACGCGGTCTACCGGCGCTACGACTGGCCGACCGGATCCCTGGCCACGGACGAGGCGTGTGCCGTCGCCTGCGACGGCATCGTCCTCGTCGAGGGTGTCTACACCGCCCGGCCCGAACTCGCCGACCACTACGACCTGGTCGTCTACGTCGACACCCCGCCCGAGGAGTCCATGCGTCGGCTCCGGGCCCGCGGTGACGACCACGGCCCCATCGACTGGGAGGCCCGCTGGCGCCTGGCCGAGGAGCACTACCTGAACACGACCCGTCCCCGGGAGAGGGCGCACCTCGTCGTTCCCGGCCACTGA
- a CDS encoding PP2C family protein-serine/threonine phosphatase, whose translation MTGAEIDFGGVFHALPGMVALLTPEMVFVDANDDYLSNSGRSREQLVGRYLFDVFPDRPGDPASTGMRNLEASLRRVVESGERDAMALQRYDVESLDRPGVWEERYWSPVNAPVLHADGTVALVVHRVEEVTELIRARGGHAPGDRTPVLEAELYTRARELQEVNERLRRAHAREREVAVALQDALLPSPNQVVTHHAAMRYQPATSSLNVCGDWYDLVALDGDRMAVAVGDVVGHGLPAACVMGQLRSALSAASRASAGPARALEVLGLYARSVEGAESTTAVTAWIDWERHTIAYSSAGHPPPALLRGDGRVEFLDGATDPPLGARPEHVDRPEASTDFVTGDTLVLYTDGLIERRTEDIDVGLSRLAAALTRHRGAEPEALADALLSELLPPGGVTDDTALVILPL comes from the coding sequence GTGACGGGAGCGGAGATCGACTTCGGCGGCGTCTTCCACGCCCTGCCCGGCATGGTCGCCCTGCTCACCCCGGAGATGGTCTTCGTGGACGCCAACGACGACTACCTGAGCAACTCCGGGCGCTCCCGGGAGCAACTGGTCGGCCGGTACCTCTTCGACGTCTTTCCCGACCGGCCGGGCGACCCCGCCTCCACCGGGATGCGGAACCTGGAGGCGTCCTTGCGCCGGGTGGTGGAGTCCGGCGAGCGCGACGCCATGGCCCTCCAGCGGTACGACGTGGAGTCACTGGACCGGCCGGGTGTCTGGGAGGAACGGTACTGGAGCCCGGTCAACGCCCCGGTGCTCCATGCTGACGGCACGGTGGCGCTGGTGGTGCACCGGGTGGAGGAGGTCACCGAACTCATCCGCGCCCGCGGCGGGCACGCACCGGGCGACCGGACCCCGGTGCTGGAGGCCGAGTTGTACACGCGGGCCCGGGAGCTGCAGGAGGTGAACGAGCGCCTGCGGCGTGCCCACGCCCGCGAACGGGAGGTCGCCGTCGCGCTCCAGGACGCGCTGCTGCCCTCACCGAACCAGGTGGTGACACACCATGCCGCCATGCGCTACCAGCCGGCCACGAGTTCGCTGAACGTGTGCGGGGACTGGTACGACCTGGTGGCACTGGACGGCGACCGGATGGCGGTCGCGGTGGGCGATGTCGTGGGCCACGGGCTGCCCGCCGCCTGTGTCATGGGCCAGTTGCGCAGTGCCCTCAGTGCCGCGTCCCGGGCCTCCGCCGGTCCCGCGCGCGCACTCGAGGTGCTCGGGCTGTACGCGCGTTCCGTCGAGGGTGCCGAGTCCACCACGGCGGTGACGGCCTGGATCGACTGGGAGAGGCACACCATCGCGTACAGCAGCGCGGGACATCCTCCGCCGGCTCTCCTGCGCGGCGACGGGAGAGTGGAGTTCCTGGACGGGGCGACCGACCCGCCGCTGGGAGCCCGGCCGGAGCACGTGGACCGCCCCGAGGCCTCGACGGACTTCGTCACGGGCGACACCCTGGTCCTGTACACCGACGGTCTGATCGAGCGCCGCACCGAGGACATCGACGTAGGCCTCTCACGGCTTGCCGCCGCGCTGACCCGCCACCGGGGGGCCGAGCCCGAGGCCCTCGCCGACGCGCTGCTGTCGGAGCTGCTCCCGCCCGGTGGCGTCACCGACGACACGGCGCTGGTGATCCTCCCGCTGTGA
- a CDS encoding 3'-5' exonuclease: MKSSGRLLNVVDVEATCWEGPPPPGAVNEIIEIGLTVVDLDEGVRLEKHRLLVRPARSTVSAFCTELTGLTQDEVEKGLEFAEACRELAARHRTGERPWASWGDYDRHQFTRQCAAAETPYPFGRRHANAKAVFTAAHGLRKRPGMAQALRLAQLPLEGRHHRGEDDAWNIAALVLDLAGRGAWPGA, from the coding sequence ATGAAGAGTTCCGGAAGGCTGTTGAACGTCGTCGATGTCGAGGCGACCTGTTGGGAGGGTCCGCCTCCGCCCGGAGCGGTGAACGAGATCATCGAGATCGGCCTGACGGTCGTCGACCTGGACGAAGGCGTCCGGCTGGAGAAGCACCGGCTTCTGGTGAGGCCCGCGCGGTCGACGGTCAGCGCCTTCTGCACCGAGCTCACCGGACTGACGCAGGACGAGGTCGAGAAGGGGCTCGAATTCGCAGAGGCCTGCCGTGAGTTGGCCGCTCGACATCGTACGGGGGAGCGGCCGTGGGCGAGTTGGGGCGACTACGACCGTCATCAGTTCACGCGTCAGTGCGCCGCCGCGGAGACTCCGTACCCCTTCGGCCGCCGGCACGCCAACGCCAAGGCGGTCTTCACCGCCGCTCACGGGCTGCGGAAGCGGCCGGGGATGGCGCAGGCCCTGCGCCTGGCCCAACTGCCCCTGGAGGGGCGGCATCACCGGGGTGAGGACGACGCGTGGAACATCGCCGCTCTCGTCCTCGACCTGGCGGGGCGCGGGGCCTGGCCGGGTGCGTGA
- a CDS encoding DinB family protein produces MTSPDPKADLHRYLQSARDALIWKLEGLSEYDIRRPFTPTGTNLLGLVKHVATIELGYLGDTFGRPSGEPLPWLEHAHETNGDMWATADETREFVVGLYRRAWAHADATIDALPLETTGTVPWWPAGKNEVTLHHAVVRVLADTQRHAGHADIIRELMDGAAGMNEDNDSLMPGDSAWWEDYRARLEQAARDADKNG; encoded by the coding sequence ATGACTTCACCGGACCCCAAGGCCGACCTTCACCGCTATCTGCAGTCGGCTCGCGACGCCCTGATCTGGAAGCTCGAGGGTCTCTCGGAATACGACATCCGCCGCCCGTTCACCCCTACCGGGACCAACCTGCTCGGTCTGGTGAAACACGTGGCCACGATCGAACTGGGTTACCTCGGCGACACCTTCGGACGGCCGTCCGGTGAGCCGCTCCCCTGGCTGGAGCACGCCCACGAGACGAACGGGGACATGTGGGCCACCGCGGACGAGACACGCGAGTTCGTCGTGGGGCTCTATCGCCGGGCATGGGCTCACGCGGACGCGACGATCGACGCGCTGCCGCTGGAGACGACCGGCACGGTCCCGTGGTGGCCCGCCGGGAAGAACGAGGTGACGTTGCATCACGCGGTCGTTCGCGTGCTCGCCGACACCCAGCGGCACGCCGGGCACGCCGACATCATCCGCGAACTCATGGACGGCGCCGCCGGGATGAACGAGGACAACGACAGCCTGATGCCGGGTGACTCGGCGTGGTGGGAGGATTATCGGGCGCGGCTGGAGCAGGCGGCCCGGGACGCCGACAAGAACGGCTGA
- a CDS encoding beta-glucanase yields MSDVVFTADFASPRQWVAGRSWAYPDGGPVNPDDGKLDHLVTDPAYCRTGRFLATRRPDGDWDAGLLTTEGSADGFMVRTGDVLETRVKLPTVTGAWPAVWTWRDGGQEIDVFEYHPDNPDLLELSNHVRNTHRYYRNPAIRPGAWVDLMVEFGAQRVVWWVNGIQVFDDRRGVGRSWHAYLIVNLSVCAGRYHPPPPPEASEMDFEVARLTVRRSRVGRPFPATEEYGADLLD; encoded by the coding sequence GTGTCCGATGTCGTCTTCACGGCGGATTTCGCCTCGCCTCGTCAATGGGTCGCGGGCCGTTCCTGGGCCTATCCCGACGGCGGACCGGTCAATCCGGACGACGGGAAACTCGACCATCTGGTGACCGACCCCGCCTACTGCCGGACGGGCCGCTTCTTGGCCACGCGACGCCCGGACGGTGACTGGGACGCGGGCCTCCTCACCACCGAGGGCAGCGCGGACGGCTTCATGGTCCGTACGGGGGACGTGCTGGAGACGCGGGTCAAGCTGCCGACGGTGACCGGAGCCTGGCCGGCCGTCTGGACATGGCGGGACGGCGGTCAGGAGATCGACGTCTTCGAGTACCACCCCGACAACCCGGACCTGCTGGAACTGTCCAACCACGTACGCAACACCCACCGCTATTACCGGAACCCCGCCATTCGGCCGGGTGCCTGGGTCGACCTCATGGTCGAGTTCGGCGCCCAGCGGGTCGTGTGGTGGGTGAACGGGATCCAGGTCTTCGACGACCGGCGCGGAGTGGGCAGATCCTGGCACGCCTATCTCATCGTCAACCTGTCCGTATGCGCCGGGCGTTACCACCCGCCGCCGCCTCCCGAAGCCTCCGAGATGGACTTCGAGGTGGCCCGGCTGACAGTCCGCAGGTCCCGGGTCGGCAGGCCTTTCCCCGCGACGGAGGAGTACGGCGCCGACCTCCTCGACTGA
- a CDS encoding dienelactone hydrolase family protein encodes MRGSARMSADDVSRSRAGGAPVALRPSHVVRPDAGPARAAVLILHGGTVDSKDPLRPWNAARARMRPFVRSVTRALPDGNAFVGQVRYRYRGWNGVDADPVADVLRALDELAALVGEVPVVLVGHSMGGRAALRAAAAPQVRAVVALAPWCPEGEPVAHLRGKRVIVLHGDRDRVTDPAESFALVRRAAEAGSSASAVRVEGGDHAMLRRAGTWHRATGATVADLVTRIGAGLDPFPAERPGCEPGVL; translated from the coding sequence ATGCGAGGTTCTGCGCGGATGTCCGCCGATGATGTGTCCCGGTCCCGGGCGGGCGGCGCCCCCGTGGCGCTGCGGCCGAGTCATGTCGTCCGTCCGGACGCGGGTCCCGCGCGTGCCGCCGTACTGATCCTTCACGGTGGAACCGTCGACAGCAAGGACCCGTTGCGGCCGTGGAATGCGGCACGCGCCCGGATGCGGCCGTTCGTGCGCTCCGTGACGCGGGCCCTGCCGGACGGGAACGCGTTCGTCGGGCAGGTGCGCTACCGCTACCGGGGGTGGAACGGCGTGGACGCCGACCCCGTCGCCGACGTTCTGCGGGCACTGGACGAACTCGCCGCTCTGGTGGGGGAGGTGCCCGTCGTGCTCGTGGGCCATTCGATGGGCGGGCGCGCCGCCCTGCGGGCCGCGGCCGCGCCCCAGGTCCGGGCCGTGGTGGCGCTGGCGCCCTGGTGCCCGGAGGGTGAGCCGGTGGCCCACCTCCGGGGCAAACGCGTCATCGTGCTGCACGGCGACCGGGACCGGGTCACCGACCCCGCGGAGTCGTTCGCCCTCGTCCGCCGGGCCGCGGAGGCGGGATCCTCCGCGAGCGCCGTGCGGGTCGAGGGCGGTGACCACGCCATGCTCCGGCGCGCGGGGACCTGGCACAGGGCCACGGGTGCGACGGTCGCCGATCTGGTGACCCGGATCGGCGCTGGGCTCGACCCGTTCCCCGCCGAACGGCCGGGCTGCGAACCCGGCGTCCTTTAA
- a CDS encoding DUF1996 domain-containing protein yields MGRNTRRRPTGARRATSAAFALILGGGGLVGVNVYASASETGATDANVLSAGSATIDCPDVGEQLKTVPDAAKDGVDKELADLDQQIAEAYRQLQASADQMQQNGDSGADAIMNPLKEKRSESIGRIVAAIDAAGDPPSGLDGFAACTLRPSGNQPGTGADTGQSAAPQDQNSASPSAGASQNQGGQQGGAAPAGNGPVAADYADIKSVQPNVANPQPQADASQGEFVSSCGVNANGLFNSDNVIVAPGVTNGAHHFHDYIGNQSNTAFASDDDLAKADTSCQDKGDKSSYFWPVVRLQNGTQERDAGSPGGGTEGNAGKIVTPEQVTLTFVGNPRSKVTEMPRLLRIITGDAKAFVNGPANANASWSCTGFEDRQLKDKYPLCPQGSDVVRTFKFQSCWDGANIDSANHRTHVAFADAQGNCPGSFKAIPQLVQRIVYGIDAPSLQDGGRTSPLFAVDSFPENLHKPVTDHGDFINVFDEGTMKNVVDCINSGKKCGAGAGDGGGQQEDPPATDEPSQSAEPNPSEAAPNPSEADPNPSEEPAENPSEEPAPTADDPSDGKGEQGSGDNGGGRTEEPAEEAPATEPAGGDAPPATVEPKSDVTTPGDDQGAEVGTPAQTEPAAVSYPPATSGIEPQAVGTGGLAETGANLWPGVIGGIFVVSGIFVLYRIRRTYA; encoded by the coding sequence TTGGGACGCAACACGCGCAGACGCCCAACGGGCGCACGCCGCGCGACCTCTGCAGCTTTCGCACTGATACTGGGCGGAGGCGGACTCGTAGGAGTCAACGTCTACGCATCGGCGAGCGAGACCGGCGCGACGGACGCGAACGTCCTGTCCGCCGGGTCCGCCACCATCGACTGCCCTGACGTCGGCGAACAGTTGAAGACGGTTCCGGACGCCGCGAAGGATGGCGTCGACAAGGAACTCGCAGACCTGGACCAGCAGATCGCCGAGGCGTACCGGCAACTCCAGGCAAGCGCCGACCAGATGCAGCAGAACGGCGACAGCGGCGCCGACGCCATCATGAATCCGCTGAAGGAGAAGCGGTCCGAGTCGATCGGCCGCATCGTGGCCGCGATCGATGCCGCGGGCGACCCGCCGAGCGGGCTCGACGGTTTCGCGGCCTGCACCTTGCGTCCCTCCGGCAACCAACCCGGCACCGGGGCGGACACCGGTCAGAGCGCCGCGCCGCAGGACCAGAACAGCGCGTCACCGAGCGCCGGCGCGTCCCAGAACCAGGGCGGCCAGCAGGGAGGCGCCGCACCGGCCGGCAACGGCCCCGTGGCCGCCGACTACGCGGACATCAAGTCCGTCCAGCCCAACGTGGCGAACCCGCAGCCCCAGGCCGACGCCTCCCAGGGCGAGTTCGTCTCCAGCTGCGGAGTGAACGCCAACGGCCTGTTCAACTCGGACAACGTGATCGTGGCTCCCGGTGTCACCAACGGCGCCCACCACTTCCACGACTACATCGGCAACCAGTCCAACACCGCCTTCGCCAGTGACGACGACCTGGCCAAGGCCGACACCTCCTGCCAGGACAAGGGCGACAAGTCCTCGTACTTCTGGCCCGTGGTGCGCCTCCAGAACGGAACCCAGGAACGCGACGCGGGTTCCCCCGGAGGCGGGACCGAGGGCAACGCCGGCAAGATCGTCACGCCCGAGCAGGTCACGCTGACCTTCGTCGGCAACCCGCGCAGCAAGGTCACGGAGATGCCGCGGCTGCTGCGCATCATCACCGGTGACGCCAAGGCCTTCGTCAACGGCCCCGCGAACGCCAACGCCTCCTGGAGCTGCACCGGTTTCGAGGACCGGCAGCTGAAGGACAAGTACCCGCTCTGCCCGCAGGGCAGCGACGTGGTGCGCACCTTCAAGTTCCAGAGCTGCTGGGACGGCGCGAACATCGACAGCGCCAACCACCGTACCCACGTGGCCTTCGCGGACGCCCAGGGCAACTGCCCGGGCAGTTTCAAGGCCATTCCGCAGTTGGTGCAGCGCATCGTCTACGGCATCGACGCGCCGAGCCTCCAGGACGGCGGCCGTACGTCGCCGCTGTTCGCGGTGGACTCCTTCCCGGAGAACCTCCACAAGCCGGTCACGGACCACGGCGACTTCATCAACGTCTTCGACGAAGGCACCATGAAGAACGTGGTCGACTGCATCAACAGCGGCAAGAAGTGCGGCGCGGGCGCCGGTGACGGGGGCGGCCAGCAGGAGGATCCGCCGGCCACCGACGAGCCGTCGCAGAGTGCCGAGCCGAACCCCTCCGAGGCGGCCCCGAACCCGTCGGAGGCGGACCCGAATCCCTCCGAGGAGCCCGCGGAGAACCCCTCCGAGGAGCCGGCGCCCACCGCGGACGACCCGTCCGACGGCAAGGGTGAGCAGGGCTCCGGTGACAACGGAGGCGGTCGGACCGAAGAGCCCGCCGAGGAAGCTCCGGCCACCGAGCCGGCCGGGGGCGACGCGCCTCCCGCCACGGTGGAGCCCAAGTCCGATGTGACGACCCCGGGCGACGACCAGGGCGCCGAGGTGGGGACACCCGCGCAGACGGAACCCGCGGCCGTGTCCTACCCGCCGGCCACGTCGGGGATCGAGCCGCAGGCGGTCGGGACCGGCGGGCTCGCCGAGACCGGGGCGAACCTGTGGCCGGGTGTGATCGGCGGGATCTTCGTCGTCTCCGGCATCTTCGTGCTCTACCGGATCCGGCGCACCTACGCGTGA
- a CDS encoding DUF2306 domain-containing protein produces MRRPTGTTWRRLAVIAVSAVCVGYAPIAMTELWPYAHPGAPAFGEWILAHVVSPRYVADALATRIGPYRHSLVPMIVHSVLGGVLMLLGPAQVLTAVRRRTRLHRGLGVAFAVTVYASMAGAGMYLARTAPGDAFSGAAFWIVLATILVGTVMSVTFGVLAAVGGFPDLHQRWMLLCYGFLLTAPLLRFEWGGLPLILPGLSMADINQLATMHLGSVVAFGALIASRSLDRRAQVAGVSGSWAPVPVLALAHLAGAAALTWIARSSLDHGTRGRRLLLAYLLPYAVTYAVMALRARRAGREGRLWAREEWRLHWAALCLAPVLSAGAAPLFERSLGLDGLTALAAGAAIGCGAMAFTATLIVSVRVMYAREVLKRAAPAPGSVTRLSAPVS; encoded by the coding sequence GTGCGTCGTCCCACGGGCACCACCTGGCGCCGCCTCGCCGTCATCGCCGTGTCCGCCGTGTGCGTGGGCTACGCGCCGATCGCGATGACCGAGCTGTGGCCCTACGCGCACCCCGGCGCGCCGGCGTTCGGTGAGTGGATCCTGGCCCACGTGGTCTCGCCGCGCTACGTGGCCGACGCGCTGGCCACCCGGATCGGGCCGTACCGCCACAGCCTCGTGCCGATGATCGTGCACTCGGTGCTCGGTGGTGTGCTGATGCTGCTGGGCCCCGCGCAGGTGCTCACCGCCGTACGGCGGCGCACGCGGCTGCACCGGGGTCTCGGGGTGGCCTTCGCGGTGACCGTGTACGCCTCGATGGCGGGCGCCGGGATGTACCTGGCGCGCACGGCCCCCGGGGACGCCTTCAGCGGCGCCGCCTTCTGGATCGTGCTCGCGACCATCCTGGTGGGCACCGTGATGAGCGTGACGTTCGGAGTGCTCGCCGCCGTCGGGGGGTTCCCCGACCTGCACCAGCGCTGGATGCTGCTGTGCTACGGCTTCCTGCTGACCGCCCCGCTGCTCCGCTTCGAGTGGGGTGGCCTGCCGCTGATCCTGCCGGGACTGTCCATGGCCGACATCAACCAGTTGGCCACCATGCACCTGGGCTCCGTCGTCGCTTTCGGCGCCCTGATCGCCTCGCGTTCCCTCGACCGGCGCGCGCAGGTCGCGGGGGTGTCCGGGTCGTGGGCCCCTGTGCCCGTCCTGGCCCTCGCGCACCTGGCCGGAGCGGCCGCGCTGACCTGGATCGCGCGCTCCTCGCTGGACCACGGGACGCGGGGGAGGCGGCTCCTGCTCGCCTATCTCCTGCCGTACGCCGTCACGTACGCGGTGATGGCCCTGCGCGCGAGGCGCGCCGGCCGGGAGGGCCGCCTCTGGGCACGGGAGGAGTGGCGCCTTCACTGGGCGGCCCTGTGTCTGGCGCCGGTGCTGTCGGCCGGGGCCGCTCCGCTCTTCGAGCGGTCGCTGGGGCTCGACGGGCTCACGGCGCTGGCCGCGGGGGCGGCGATCGGCTGCGGCGCCATGGCGTTCACGGCGACGCTGATCGTCAGCGTGCGCGTCATGTACGCACGGGAGGTCCTCAAGAGGGCGGCGCCCGCCCCCGGTTCGGTCACCCGTCTCTCGGCACCGGTCTCCTAG
- a CDS encoding PadR family transcriptional regulator, with protein sequence MADARLTTASYLVLGIIEKLGEASAYDVKGEAARTVAPFWSVPHAQVYAQCDRLLDAGMLSQVRQESGRNRRVLTLTDQGRAALRGWLDDPAFVPVEARERGILKLWFGGEPAVLGPVQLGEHRRTLGEYEELAGTVGELLTRGQRDALEFGIRYERMMIDFWQWVQRRDEDTTDR encoded by the coding sequence ATGGCTGACGCTCGGTTGACCACCGCCTCGTATCTCGTCCTCGGCATCATCGAGAAGCTGGGCGAGGCCAGCGCGTACGACGTGAAAGGGGAGGCGGCGCGGACGGTCGCGCCCTTCTGGTCGGTGCCGCACGCGCAGGTGTACGCGCAGTGCGACCGTCTCCTCGACGCCGGGATGCTCTCCCAGGTGCGGCAGGAGAGCGGCCGCAACCGCAGGGTGCTGACGCTGACGGACCAGGGCAGGGCTGCCCTGAGGGGCTGGCTCGACGACCCCGCGTTCGTCCCGGTGGAGGCTCGTGAGCGCGGCATCCTCAAGCTGTGGTTCGGTGGCGAGCCCGCCGTGCTCGGTCCCGTACAGCTCGGTGAGCACCGTCGGACCCTGGGCGAGTACGAGGAACTCGCCGGGACCGTCGGGGAATTGCTGACGCGCGGGCAGCGGGACGCGCTGGAGTTCGGAATCCGGTACGAGCGGATGATGATCGACTTCTGGCAATGGGTGCAGCGCCGGGACGAGGACACGACAGACCGTTGA